In the Lepisosteus oculatus isolate fLepOcu1 chromosome 6, fLepOcu1.hap2, whole genome shotgun sequence genome, one interval contains:
- the LOC138216050 gene encoding carnosine synthase 1-like, whose translation MQRNKDTLKAPEAVCENEVGCQSYNEGDGPHVHWEESDPALQEEGLSEYSSSLQQILLELGLPETRDRTATPRADLTDPNMTICVLASPDKYLPILLEGGRRCPGHVMLCLSSSWLSKAPSQKHPGLFSLLIHKAVTFWSGGCTNLDTFQPPRCASYFLSSLGDHSMPHEAENGQVLGTITQEDLDCPTCGSPELTRVVEDVLLTRQLVAQRGIKVPPTLAFAFRPNLKSLPPNTQVTVVSAQEKEELQKAMLGAVEEFLHHPDLESCHKVMVQPSGAKWCFRDNVTVHQKSAGEEILQAALGLLPRIQQGESILITASYDSVQPLKPWKLQQSVIFKEPEVSRRKLDLHIRATVCRSADDQPQLMQVVCWVNRTEAPIRSSPTVLQSLEVTLQDWGFTKQDYLTELQQLLKQWAEAAMQGIMDYQSQLSSEERGGTTAQIDFIGVEFALTQHKDSLHPFLLSLTSHHRGIQSTATQLLQPHQRGSTVGPLVQAMCHRAHFSFIADKTILYIGAGNVNKLIVFQSAKKYHIKIILVDCNSSHPAFALVWKTLHHDFSDHTQDESHAHIISKMVRDLNVIVDGCTTFNCDTVILTSLVCKELGLPSDGFEALVTAKKKSNSHRHLGGICHGLQHLPNPSLYAVPCLPVDSEQELEEAMAQVGFPAAVKLEQSSGGMGVKIVENSLQCQQHFKSLKWDLKGTTYHMINKGFKNEPFLMEFISGPRYVVDLIIFQGKLLAAFVSDRGPPGLSYFFNTSHIMPTCLCPEKETQLAIAAYQCCLHCGLKNGVYNLDMKLTETGPKLIEINPRLGGSYLPSWIKTVYGTDIILCTFLIACDVHPHIWTPEPRGYVVGISSPVFQHVQALENPSFPVILKALEENGIISSIKVGDMKNKIDFDFSSFNITSFSPNKDEAFHRLIAASKILDLDSEKHPVKYFLDFIK comes from the exons ATGCAGAGGAATAAGGACACACTGAAGGCACCTGAAGCAGTATGTGAGAATGAGGTGGGCTGCCAGAGCTATAATGAAGGAGACGGTCCGCATGTTCACTGGGAGGAGAGTGACCCAGCCCTACAGGAGGAGGGGCTGTCAGAGTATTCCAGCTCTCTACAGCAGATACTACTGGAACTGGGGCTTCCTGAAACCAGAGACCGCACAGCTACACCAAGAGCAG ATTTGACTGATCCTAACATGACTATCTGTGTTCTGGCCTCACCTGACAAATATCTTCCTATTCTGCTGGAGGGAGGCAGGCGATGTCCCG GTCATGTGATGCTCTGCTTGTCCTCCTCTTGGCTCTCCAAGGCTCCTTCCCAAAAGCACCCAGGGCTTTTCTCTCTCCTCATCCACAAAGCCGTCACCTTTTGGTCAGGGGGCTGCACTAACCTGGACACCTTCCAGCCTCCCCGATGTGCCAGCTATTTCCTGAGCTCCCTGGGTGACCACAGCATGCCACACGAGGCTGAAAATGGGCAAGTTCTGGGCACCATAACGCAAGAGGATCTGGACTGTCCAACCTGCGGTTCTCCCGAGCTCACCAGAGTGGTTGAGGATGTACTTCTGACTAGACAGCTGGTGGCTCAGAGAGGCATTAAAGTACCACCAACCCTGGCCTTTGCTTTTCGCCCCAACCTTAAATCCTTGCCCCCGAACACCCAGGTGACCGTGGTTTCTGCTCAGGAGAAAGAAGAGCTGCAGAAAGCCATGCTGGGGGCTGTTGAAGAGTTTCTGCACCATCCTGACCTTGAGAGCTGCCACAAA GTGATGGTCCAACCTTCTGGGGCAAAATGGTGTTTCCGTGACAACGTGACAGTTCACCAAAAGAGCGCAGGAGAAGAAATCCTTCAAGCAGCACTAGGTCTCCTACCCAGGATCCAGCAGGGAGAGTCCATCCTCATCACAGCGTCTTACGACTCAGTCCAGCCGCTGAAGCCCTGGAAGCTGCAGCAAAGTGTCATCTTCAAAG AGCCAGAGGTTTCAAGAAGAAAGCTTGATCTCCACATCAGAGCCACAGTTTGCCGTTCTGCTGATGATCAGCCTCAGTTGATGCAG GTAGTGTGCTGGGTGAACAGGACAGAAGCTCCGATTAGAAGCAGCCCCACAGTGTTGCAGTCTCTGGAAGTGACACTTCAGGACTGGGGCTTCACAAAGCAGGACTACCTCACAGAACTTCAGCAGCTCCTGAAGCAGTGGGCCGAGGCAGCCATGCAAGGCATCATGGACTACCAGTCCCAGCTCTCCAGTGAAGAGAGGGGAGGGACTACTGCTCAGATTGATTTCATAG GTGTGGAGTTTGCTCTGACACAGCACAAGGACAGTCTGCACCCTTTCCTCCTGAGCCTGACTTCTCACCACAGAGGAATTCAGAGCACTGCCACTCAGCTCCTGCAGCCCCACCAACGGGGCAGCACTGTCGGGCCTCTCGTACAGGCCATGTGCCACAGAGCCCACTTCTCTTTCATCGCTGACAAGACCATCCTGTACATAGGAGCAGGAAATGTAAATAAGCTGATAGTGTTTCAGTCAGCCAAGAAATATCACATCAAG ataATCTTGGTGGATTGCAATTCATCCCATCCTGCTTTTGCGCTGGTGTGGAAAACTCTTCATCACGACTTCAGCGATCACACGCAAGATGAGTCTCATGCCCATATCATATCCAAGATGGTCCGGGATTTGAACGTGATTGTCGATGGCTGCACAACTTTTAATTGCGATACAGTTATACTGACGTCCCTCGTGTGCAAAGAACTAGGTCTTCCCAGTGATGGCTTTGAAGCACTCGTTACTGCCAAAAAGAAGAGTAATTCTCATCGGCACTTGGGGGGAATTTGCCACGGCCTGCAGCATCTCCCCAATCCCTCACTCTACGCAGTGCCCTGCCTACCCGTGGACAGTGAACAGGAGCTCGAAGAGGCCATGGCACAGGTGGGCTTCCCTGCAGCAGTAAAGCTGGAGCAAAGCAGTGGTGGAATGGGTGTCAAAATAGTGGAGAACTCCCTGCAGTGCCAGCAGCACTTCAAGAGCCTAAAGTGGGACTTAAAAGGAACAACTTATCACATGATAAACAAGGGATTCAAAAATGAACCATTTCTGATGGAGTTCATTAGTGGCCCAAGGTATGTCGTAGACCTGATAATCTTTCAGGGGAAGCTCTTGGCAGCATTTGTCTCTGATCGTGGGCCTCCCGGACTCTCTTACTTTTTCAACACATCACACATCATGCCCACCTGCCTCTGCCCTGAAAAAGAGACCCAGTTAGCCATTGCTGCATACCAGTGTTGCCTCCACTGTGGCCTAAAGAATGGGGTCTACAATCTCGATATGAAATTGACTGAAACAGGCCCCAAGCTCATCGAGATCAACCCACGACTGGGTGGAAGTTATCTGCCTAGCTGGATCAAGACGGTCTATGGCACTGatattattctgtgcacctTTCTGATAGCCTGTGATGTCCATCCACACATCTGGACCCCTGAACCCAGAGGCTATGTTGTAGGTATATCTAGCcctgtttttcagcatgttCAGGCCCTGGAAAACCCTTCTTTTCCTGTAATATTAAAGGCTTTGGAGGAAAATGGGATTATCAGTTCAATCAAGGTTGgagacatgaaaaataaaattgactttGACTTTTCCTCCTTCAACATTACCAGCTTCAGTCCCAACAAAGACGAGGCCTTCCACAGGCTAATTGCTGCTTCCAAAATtcttgatttggattcagaaaAACATCCCGTCAAGTACTTTTTGGacttcataaaataa